The proteins below come from a single Desulforegula conservatrix Mb1Pa genomic window:
- a CDS encoding helix-turn-helix transcriptional regulator: MDDLKYDPVPHDHKAFLEKSLKRKGFKDEYDKLEEEYAFIREMLAARLRSGLTQEAVAELMGTTKSAISRLESSGKHAPSLTTLKKYARAVGCHLEIKFVPDA, from the coding sequence ATGGATGATTTGAAATATGATCCTGTTCCTCATGACCATAAAGCTTTTTTGGAAAAGTCATTAAAGCGCAAAGGATTCAAGGACGAATACGATAAACTCGAAGAAGAATATGCTTTTATACGTGAGATGCTTGCAGCTCGATTAAGATCAGGGCTTACTCAAGAGGCGGTGGCAGAATTGATGGGAACAACCAAAAGTGCTATTTCGCGTCTTGAATCTTCTGGTAAGCACGCTCCATCATTAACCACACTGAAAAAATATGCTCGAGCTGTGGGTTGTCACTTGGAAATTAAATTTGTGCCTGATGCTTAA
- a CDS encoding type II toxin-antitoxin system HicB family antitoxin, producing the protein MTKLELIEIFKNMTGFDVAVYLMSEKGWALAAMSQYSICIQRNRAGMKLVIPLAERLKPELIEVIAGKIVRNEWKPHAKAGGREGYCFPVTIKPSSSGGLYISSKVFSELVSQAETPNEALSMARKALQMAVSLRGTDAEPLPRGKHFEAQETDSLFYLMPQLIMDGIVKV; encoded by the coding sequence ATGACAAAACTTGAATTAATAGAAATTTTTAAAAATATGACTGGGTTTGACGTTGCAGTTTATCTCATGAGTGAAAAGGGTTGGGCCTTGGCCGCTATGTCTCAATATTCAATCTGTATCCAAAGGAACAGGGCCGGAATGAAACTTGTCATTCCTTTGGCGGAAAGATTGAAACCTGAATTAATCGAAGTGATAGCAGGCAAGATTGTCAGAAACGAATGGAAACCACATGCCAAGGCCGGTGGGCGGGAAGGATATTGTTTCCCTGTAACCATAAAACCCTCTTCCTCTGGCGGGTTATATATCTCGTCAAAGGTCTTTTCTGAATTAGTTTCACAAGCGGAAACGCCAAATGAGGCTTTAAGCATGGCGAGGAAAGCACTTCAGATGGCTGTATCTTTACGAGGTACAGACGCGGAGCCTTTGCCAAGAGGAAAACACTTCGAAGCACAGGAGACAGATTCCCTTTTTTATTTAATGCCTCAGTTGATTATGGATGGGATCGTAAAGGTTTAA